In the Wyeomyia smithii strain HCP4-BCI-WySm-NY-G18 chromosome 2, ASM2978416v1, whole genome shotgun sequence genome, one interval contains:
- the LOC129719743 gene encoding uncharacterized protein LOC129719743, which translates to MTTLHTPAKTNKGNEEAEAALNTLVHMRGMAQGNVTRIKNILARAEADQTELTPAQVKVYIKKVETAYTEYHQLHQQVVASLPINKREEQDAKYLSFETLHEEVSTILETWLGNLTAPPQNQLQQMAPVTGNQQPVVIQQSLPRAIPTFDGRNENWEKFKIMFRDAVDRTNEAPRIKLYHLEKALVGDAMGLIDVKTISDGNYEHAWKLLEERFEDKRRMIDIHIAGLLGTKKIPKDDYADLRTLVESISGHVENLKFLNQQFTGVSELIVVHLVARSLDATTKKEWESTIKRGELPTYENTIKFLKDRVSVLERCQGSNEESRSQRGTAKQLTGKFAVSKANTVTASSTSDPHCEMCGERHPTFKCSSFNSLSTSERLSKVKERNICFNCLRRGHSVKNCPSKKSCFRCNKKHHTLLHLEGNASSTRPSSESSEEKHSQSNPNSAIGIPGSSKAPESNKKPETQPLVTAVHTNNPMNLASQVILLTALVQVDDQHQRSRLCKALLDCGSQVSFVTQSLVATLGIKVEEVSVPITGIGSVRSTIKQKCTINVRSRCNDYSFLVNCLVSPKITGRIPSVKINLDNWELPQGLKLADPSFHEPSQIDLLIGMDWFYDIMKPGCFKLNDDLPSLHDSQLGWLVGGKLLERSCSNLAMNSCAVSVDPMEELMHKFWEVESVSPEMVPSSEKEQCEAHFTATYRRDDSGRFILHLPLKDNAPQLADSRSMALRRFYMLESKLQRNPDLKVQYDAFLDEYETLGHCHEIKEHDDPPGILKFYLPHHAVLRPSKTTTKCRVVFNASAKVFGLSLNDVMMVGATVQSDLLSIILRFRKFRYVLSADVSKMYRQMLIDPAFTPLQRIFWRKSPQDPLRVLELSTVTYGTAAAPFLATRALLQLARDERHRFPLAAMIVERNFYIDDALFGSDDYGEACELRDQLIGLLKSGGMHLHKWSSNDDSLLDPIPNEDRERCVPLGDSGINDIIKTLGLMWNPSTDEFLFRSQSPEKIKEPTKRQVLSEIAKIFDPFGLISPVVVVAKILMQNLWICKLKWDDPLDDGLLYQWESFLTSLPSCEQIRIPRQVISSEAIHYELHGFADASQKAYGACVYVRSIFPDGRASLRLVSAKSKIAPITPVTIPRKELLAARLLTRLNSKVKEALEMNFTSTILWSDSQVVLAWLRKPLDSLQVFVRHRVAEITSHKHIVWKYVRTDQNPADSVSRGQAAKELAENDLWWNGPHFLRTVDYQEEEPITLTDVEIPELRVQLAALPVMNYEEFPLLTKYSSFRKTQRILAYVLRFISNTRKKKEDRLLSAYLTLPELRTALHFIVGAVQHQEFSKEIECIRSGEFNHRLNNLKPFLHNDLLRVGGRLSHSDLPFEVKHQVILPDKSPIVRGLIADIHRENLHTGCSSVQYLLRQQFWLINARSTIRKVLRGCVTCFRMKPTTIDQQMGDLPSYRVTSAPAFERVGLDFAGPIYVKQPGRKATSIKGYICVFVCMVTKAMHLEAVEDLSADSFLASFQRFVSRRGFPKEVFSDNGTNFIGARSALRDLYLLFKEEATQNKIFEYCQAKQIDWRTIPPNAPHFGGLWEAGVKSVKTVLKKVYQSTSLTLFGLSTLLCQIEAILNSRPLYSLSSDPTEPEVLTPGHFIINRPLLAIPEPSLMHLPTNRLSHWQRIQQLREHFWKRWSKEYVTELQVSGKWTNKRNNIRPGMIVVLKEDNLPPQCWRLGRVVKVYPGADDLLIMSLLLQSSCLGENVQSNLFELKRQSGSERTLYIH; encoded by the exons ATGACGACGTTGCATACGCCAGCCAAAACCAATAAGGGCAATGAAGAGGCAGAAGCTGCATTGAATACGCTGGTCCACATGCGTGGAATGGCTCAAGGAAATGTCACTCGAATCAAGAACATCTTGGCTCGAGCCGAAGCGGATCAGACTGAACTAACTCCTGCTCAAGTAAAGGTCTATATCAAGAAGGTGGAAACCGCATACACCGAATATCACCAGTTACATCAGCAAGTTGTGGCCAGTCTTCCAATCAACAAACGAGAAGAGCAGGATGCAAAGTACTTGAGTTTTGAAACGTTACATGAAGAGGTATCAACTATTCTCGAAACCTGGCTCGGGAATCTGACAGCACCTCCACAGAATCAGCTCCAACAAATGGCCCCAGTCACTGGGAATCAGCAACCGGTGGTAATCCAGCAGTCCCTTCCTCGTGCGATTCCCACGTTTGACGGAAGAAACGAGAActgggaaaaatttaaaatcatgttTCGCGACGCCGTGGACCGTACCAACGAAGCACCACGCATAAAGCTGTACCATCTTGAGAAGGCTCTCGTTGGTGACGCAATGGGGCTTATCGATGTGAAGACGATTAGCGACGGGAACTACGAACACGCCTGGAAACTTTTAGAGGAGCGTTTCGAGGATAAAAGGCGAATGATCGACATTCACATCGCTGGCTTACTCGGAACAAAGAAAATACCGAAGGATGATTATGCCGATCTGAGAACACTGGTCGAAAGTATTAGCGGTCACGTGGAGAATCTCAAGTTCCTCAACCAGCAATTCACAGGTGTGTCGGAGCTAATTGTCGTTCATCTTGTCGCTCGTTCTTTGGATGCGACAACGAAGAAAGAGTGGGAATCAACAATAAAGCGAGGCGAGCTTCCCACCTACGAAAACACCATCAAGTTTTTGAAGGACCGCGTCTCAGTTCTGGAGAGATGTCAGGGTTCAAACGAAGAATCTCGGTCCCAGCGAGGAACAGCCAAACAACTAACAGGGAAATTTGCAGTTTCGAAGGCCAACACCGTAACGGCCTCTTCGACATCGGATCCACATTGTGAGATGTGTGGAGAAAGACATCCTACGTTCAAGTGTTCGTCGTTTAACAGCCTTTCCACGAGTGAACGGCTGTCCAAAGTTAAAGAGAGGAACATCTGTTTTAACTGCTTGAGGCGTGGACACAGCGTGAAGAACTGTCCATCGAAGAAGTCTTGCTTTAGGTGCAACAAGAAGCATCATACATTGTTGCACTTGGAGGGTAATGCCAGCTCGACGAGGCCTTCGAGTGAGAGCAGTGAAGAGAAGCATTCGCAGTCTAACCCAAATTCTGCGATTGGAATTCCTGGCTCCAGTAAAGCACCGGAGTCCAATAAGAAACCGGAGACCCAGCCATTGGTTACGGCAGTACACACTAACAACCCGATGAATTTGGCGAGTCAGGTGATCTTACTAACCGCCCTTGTTCAAGTGGATGATCAACATCAGCGCTCTCGTTTGTGCAAAGCCCTGTTAGACTGCGGATcccaagtgagttttgtaacgcaaTCATTGGTCGCTACTCTTGGGATTAAAGTGGAAGAAGTAAGTGTCCCGATAACAGGCATTGGCAGTGTGAGATCAACTATAAaacaaaaatgcaccataaatgtCCGCTCTAGATGTAATGACTACTCATTCCTCGTGAATTGCTTGGTCTCACCGAAAATCACCGGTCGCATTCCATCGGTGAAGATAAATTTGGACAATTGGGAACTGCCACAAGGTCTAAAACTGGCTGATCCGTCGTTCCATGAACCCAGCCAAATTGATTTGCTTATTGGCATGGACTGGTTCTATGATATAATGAAACCAGGGTGCTTTAAACTAAACGACGACCTACCTAGCCTTCATGACTCCCAACTGGGATGGTTAGTGGGTGGTAAGCTGCTCGAGAGGTCCTGTTCAAACCTTGCGATGAACTCCTGCGCTGTTAGCGTCGATCCAATGGAAGAGCTTATGCATAAATTTTGGGAAGTGGAAAGCGTTTCACCAGAGATGGTTCCTTCGAGCGagaaggagcagtgcgaagcaCACTTCACTGCAACATATCGTCGAGACGACAGTGGTCGTTTTATCCTCCATCTACCGCTGAAGGACAACGCTCCCCAGCTGGCAGATTCTCGTTCTATGGCCTTGCGGAGATTTTACATGTTGGAATCGAAGCTACAACGTAACCCAGATTTGAAAGTCCAGTACGACGCCTTCTTGGATGAGTACGAGACTCTTGGGCATTGCCACGAGATCAAGGAGCATGATGACCCCCCTGGAATATTGAAGTTTTATCTTCCTCATCATGCTGTTTTACGTCCCTCAAAAACGACTACCAAATGTCGAGTTGTGTTCAACGCATCGGCCAAGGTGTTTGGATTATCACTTAATGACGTGATGATGGTCGGTGCTACAGTGCAGAGCGATTTGCTGTCCATAATTCTTCGCTTTCGAAAGTTTCGATACGTTTTGAGTGCAGACGTATCAAAAATGTATCGTCAGATGCTGATCGACCCCGCCTTCACTCCATTACAGCGGATTTTCTGGCGGAAGTCCCCTCAAGATCCTCTGCGAGTCCTCGAGTTATCAACAGTGACATATGGTACAGCGGCGGCCCCATTCTTGGCAACGCGGGCTCTTCTTCAATTAGCTCGCGATGAACGACACAGATTTCCTCTCGCAGCGATGATCGTGGAAAGGAATTTCTACATCGATGATGCACTGTTTGGTTCCGACGATTATGGAGAAGCGTGTGAACTTCGGGACCAACTGATAGGCCTACTGAAATCCGGTGGGATGCATCTACACAAGTGGTCTTCCAACGATGATAGCCTTTTGGATCCTATTCCCAATGAAGACAGAGAGCGATGCGTTCCACTTGGTGACAGCGGTATCAACGACATTATAAAAACATTGGGTTTAATGTGGAACCCTTCTACTGATGAATTCCTGTTCCGATCGCAATCTCCAGAGAAGATCAAAGAACCAACAAAGCGACAAGTTCTGTCCGAAATCGCCAAGATTTTCGATCCTTTTGGTCTTATTTCTCCTGTGGTAGTAGTGGCGAAGATTCTGATGCAAAATCTATGGATTTGTAAGCTGAAATGGGACGATCCGTTGGACGATGGCCTTTTGTACCAATGGGAAAGCTTTTTGACATCGCTGCCATCTTGTGAGCAGATTCGGATTCCACGCCAAGTTATATCAAGCGAAGCTATCCACTACGAGCTTCATGGGTTCGCCGATGCCTCCCAGAAGGCATACGGTGCTTGCGTATACGTGAGGTCGATTTTTCCTGATGGCAGAGCATCATTGAGGCTAGTCAGCGCGAAGTCTAAAATAGCACCGATCACACCTGTGACGATTCCGAGAAAAGAGTTACTAGCCGCTCGACTTCTAACAAGGTTAAATAGTAAGGTTAAAGAAGCATTAGAAATGAACTTCACGTCTACGATATTGTGGTCTGATAGTCAGGTTGTACTGGCATGGCTACGAAAGCCACTTGATAGTCTTCAAGTGTTTGTTCGCCACAGAGTTGCAGAGATTACGTCCCACAAGCATATTGTCTGGAAGTACGTTCGGACCGACCAGAATCCAGCGGACAGTGTGTCACGAGGACAAGCTGCCAAGGAATTAGCAGAAAATGACCTCTGGTGGAATGGACCTCACTTTTTGCGTACCGTCGACTACCAAGAAGAGGAACCAATTACTCTTACGGATGTCGAGATTCCAGAGTTGAGGGTCCAGCTGGCAGCTTTGCCAGTGATGAACTACGAAGAATTCCCACTCTTGACAAAGTATAGCTCCTTCCGGAAAACGCAGCGGATTTTGGCATACGTGCTACGCTTCATATCGAATACTAGAAAGAAGAAGGAAGACCGGTTGCTTTCAGCGTACCTCACCTTACCAGAACTTCGAACGGCATTGCATTTTATCGTTGGAGCTGTCCAGCATCAGGAGTTCTCCAAGGAGATCGAGTGCATTAGGTCAGGAGAGTTCAACCATCGTCTAAATAACTTGAAACCGTTTCTGCACAATGATCTACTGCGAGTGGGTGGTCGACTTAGCCATTCTGATCTACCATTCGAAGTGAAACATCAGGTGATATTACCTGACAAGAGTCCCATCGTTCGTGGTTTAATCGCCGATATACATCGCGAGAATCTCCACACTGGATGCAGCAGCGTTCAATATCTTCTACGACAACAGTTTTGGTTGATCAACGCAAGATCTACCATCAGAAAGGTGTTGAGAGGTTGTGTCACTTGCTTCCGAATGAAGCCTACTACGATCGATCAACAAATGGGGGATTTGCCGTCATACCGTGTCACCTCTGCACCAGCCTTTGAGAGAGTTGGACTTGACTTTGCAGGTCCAATATACGTGAAGCAACCTGGACGGAAAGCCACTTCAATAAAGGGTTACATCTGTGTCTTTGTATGCATGGTCACGAAGGCCATGCATCTGGAAGCAGTGGAAGATTTGTCAGCAGATTCATTCCTGGCCTCATTTCAGCGCTTCGTATCCCGGCGAGGCTTTCCGAAGGAAGTGTTCAGCGACAACGGAACAAATTTCATCGGTGCAAGATCAGCTTTGCGGGATCTGTATCTACTCTTCAAGGAGGAAGCCACCCAGAACAAGATCTTCGAGTACTGTCAAGCGAAGCAGATTGACTGGAGAACGATACCCCCAAACGCGCCACACTTTGGTGGGCTTTGGGAAGCTGGAGTGAAGAGCGTAAAGACAGTACTAAAGAAAGTGTATCAATCTACTTCATTGACACTCTTCGGACTTTCCACCCTGTTATGTCAGATTGAAGCAATACTGAATTCGAGACCATTGTATTCCTTATCAAGCGACCCAACGGAACCGGAAGTGCTAACTCCTGGACATTTCATCATAAACCGTCCACTTTTGGCTATTCCCGAACCATCATTGATGCATCTTCCGACCAATCGACTATCGCACTGGCAGCGCATACAGCAGTTGCGCGAACACTTTTGGAAGCGATGGTCTAAGGAGTATGTCACCGAGCTGCAAGTAAGTGGAAAGTGGACCAACAAAAGGAATAACATTCGACCTGGAATGATTGTCGTGCTAAAGGAAGATAATCTTCCCCCTCAATGCTGGAGACTGGGACGTGTTGTGAAGGTTTATCCTGGAGCCGACGATTTG CTGATAATGAGTCTTCTTCTGCAAAGTTCTTGCCTGGGGGAGAATGTTCAGTCCAACCTGTTCGAACTGAAGCGACAGAGTGGCAGCGAGCGAACGCTTTATATCCACTAA